The Streptomyces sp. NBC_00102 genome segment GTCCGTCAAGATCGAGATGCTGGTCTTCCTCTTCGGCATCACCGCCTTCATGGCGCTGCGTTCACCGTTGGTGCTGCTCGTCCTGCCCACGCTCGGCTGGCGGTTGCTCTCCAGGGACGAGAACCACTGGGGCATGGTCTGGCACTACAGCGCCGTCCTCATGCCGATGGTCTTCCTCGCCATGGCGGACGGCATCCGCCGCAGCCGTACGTCGGCCAGGCCCTGGCTCGCCTCCTTCGCCGGAGCGGTAGTCCCGGTGACCGTGGGCATCGCCTTCGCCATGACCCAGCACCTGCCGCTGCGCGAGCTGCTGCGCCCGGAGACCTACCGCGCCGACGCCGGCACGTACGCGGCGCGCGAGGCGATGGCGGCGATCCCGGTGGGCGCCAGCGTGGAGACCGACATCGCGCTGATGGCGCACCTCACCGCAGACCGGACCGTCTACTGGATCGGTGGCGCGCCCGGTACCGCCCCCGACATCGTCGCCTTCAACCTGGACGCGGGCTGGGCCAGTTCGATCCAGGACCCGGCGGCGTACGCGACGCAGCTGCACCCGGAGGCCACCTACCGGCTCAAGCTCCGCACCGGGAGCATCGTGGTGGTGGAACGGATTCCGGCGGGCTGACATCCGGCCCGGACACGGCGAAGGCCGTGCCCCGCGGAGTGCGGGGACACGGCCTTCGTACGCAGGCGGTACCGACGCGGCGTCAGTACTGCTGCGGCTGCTTGTGACGGTTGAACCAGGCGCTGCCGTCGCCGTTGGCCGAGAACACGATGACGAGAACGGCGAGCACCGTGTAGACGAGGCCGACCAGGACGAACGGGTAGATGCCGAGGATCGCCGTCACCGCACCGAACACGATGGCCGTGACGCGCAGGCCGCTGCCCCCGCTGCGGAACTTCGCAGCGAGCACGATGGCGAACACCGCCCACACCAGCGCGAAGACGGTGATGGCCCACAGCACGCCGCCCGAGTAGTCCGCGAGCTGCTGGAACTGCACGTCCTCCTGGAGGGAGGCGTCGTTCTTGGCGGCGCTGACGGCCACCGCGCTGAGCGCGAAGAGGATGGTGCCGATGACGCTGAGGCCGCCCATCACGAAGAGCATCACGCGGGCCGCCTTCACCCCACCCGGCATCTCGGTCGGGCCGGCCGGGAAACCGCCCTGACCGTACGGCGCCTGGGGGTAGCCGTAGCCCTGCTGGGGTACGCCCTGCGGGGCCTGCGGGTAGCCGTATCCGGGCTGCTGGCCGGGCTGCTGGGCGCCCGGCTGCGGCTGGCCGTAGGGGTTGTTGGGGTCGCCGAAGCTCATGGCGAGGTTCCTCCGTTGTGATGGTGCGGGGACGGTGCGGCCCGCGCGGAGGTACGGCTGCGCATACAACGGTTCGTCCCCCCGGCACTGTCCGCATTGCTGCGCGCCTCATCGTCGTCCCGCTGGCCGGTTTCTGTCCACCCGATTGGCGTAGTAGTTGTGCGAGTGCAACCTCACAGGTCCGGACACCGGACCCGAATTGGTCCGCAGGTGGGTTCATCCGCGAGGATGGGGGCATGACCGCCCAGATTCTCGATGGCAAGGCCACCGCAGCAACGATCAAGTCCGAACTCACCATCCGTGTGGCGGCCCTCAAGGAGCGGGGCGTCACGCCAGGCCTCGGAACCCTGCTCGTCGGGGACGACCCGGGCAGCAAGTGGTACGTCAACGGCAAGCACCGCGACTGCGCGCAGGTCGGCATCGGCTCGATCCAGCGCGAACTCCCCGACACCGCCACCCAGGAGGAGATCGAGGACGTCGTACGCGAGCTCAACGCCAACCCCGACTGCACCGGTTACATCGTGCAGCTCCCGCTCCCCAAGGGCATCGACACCAACCGCGTGCTGGAGCTGATGGATCCGGCCAAGGACGCCGACGGGCTGCACCCCATGAACCTCGGCCGCCTCGTCCTGAACGAGACCGGCCCGCTGCCCTGCACCCCGCAGGGCGTCGTCCAGCTGCTCCGCCACCACGGCGTGGAGATCAAGGGGAAGCACGTCGTGGTCGTCGGCCGCGGTGTCACCATCGGCCGTCCGATCCCGCTGCTGCTGACCCGTAAGTCCGAGAACGCCACGGTCACCCAGTGCCACACCGGCACCCGCGACCTCTCCGCCCACCTCAAGGAGGCGGACATCATCGTCGCCGCCGCCGGGGTGGCCCACATCATCAAGCCCGAGGACGTGAAGCCGGGCGCCGCCGTGCTCGACGTCGGCGTCAGCCGCGACGAGAACGGCAAGATCGTCGGAGACGTGCACCCGGGCGTGGCCGAGGTCGCCGCCTGGATCTCGCCGAACCCGGGCGGAGTCGGCCCGATGACCCGCGCCCAGCTGCTGGTCAACGTCGTCGAGGCGGCCGAGCGCGACGCCGCCGCGGCCGACGCCCCGGCAGCCGGCTGACCCCGAGGCGCCGGACGCGTCCGACGCGTCCGAACGTTTCCCTCGCGAGTCCGGTCGCCCGACCGGACGCGCCGTCGTCCGTGCAGACCCGGAAGGAACCCGATGGCTGCTGCCACGAGCCCGGCAGACCCCGCCCGCCGCGAAGCGCGGGACCCGGGTGACGCGGACCGTGCCGGAAAAGCGGAAGAGGCGGGGGGACCCGCCGGGGAGCCCGAGGGGGCCGCGGAACCGCAGGGATCGTCCCCCGCGACGCCCCAGCGGTCCTGGCGGTTCTCGCTGACCCGTGACACCGCCCGCCCCGAGGGCGGTGGCCGGGCGGCGTCCGGCGACGCCCCCGCACCGGCCCGCCAGTGGCCGCTGCTCACGGTGCTCGTGACGGCGGCCCTGGGGCTGCTCATCGTGGCCACCGACCCGTTCACCGAGGCCTTCCGGATCGGCTCCCTGCTGATCGGGGTGGCCCTGCTGACCGGGGCCGTGCTGCGCTGGGTGGTCCCGTCGGTCGGCATGCTCGCCGTACGGTCGCGGTTCACCGACCTCGTCACGTACGGGGTGATGGGCACGCTGATCGTGCTGCTCGCGCTGATGGCGCAGCCGGAGCCGTGGCTGGACATCCCGGTCCTGGAGGACGCGGTCCACTTCACGATCCGCTGAGGCCCGGCCCCCGCGCTTTTCGCGTTCCGCCCGGCGCCCGGTGAGTGGCCCCGCGGGGTGTCCGTCCCTTCCCCCGACAGGGACGGACACCCGGGGCGGGCGGGGCGGTGCGGCCCCGGCGGGCGGCGACGCGAGCGCCGTCCGCGGCCCGCTCCAAGAGTCATGGACACGACCATGCAGGGCAAGGAACGGTCGCTCCCTGTGGCACGGAAGTGACCATTCCGGGACCGTGTGACCGCCCCGCCACCGGCCTGCCTCCGCCTTGCCACCGCGCGGTGACCGCCCCGCCACCGGCCTGCCTCCGCCTTGCCACCGCCCGGTGACCGCCCCGCCACCGGCCTGCCACCGCCCGGTGACCGCCTCGCCAACGCCCGGTGACCGCTGTGCCGGTGACCGCCCTGTCACCCG includes the following:
- a CDS encoding DUF3017 domain-containing protein, producing the protein MAAATSPADPARREARDPGDADRAGKAEEAGGPAGEPEGAAEPQGSSPATPQRSWRFSLTRDTARPEGGGRAASGDAPAPARQWPLLTVLVTAALGLLIVATDPFTEAFRIGSLLIGVALLTGAVLRWVVPSVGMLAVRSRFTDLVTYGVMGTLIVLLALMAQPEPWLDIPVLEDAVHFTIR
- a CDS encoding bifunctional methylenetetrahydrofolate dehydrogenase/methenyltetrahydrofolate cyclohydrolase; its protein translation is MTAQILDGKATAATIKSELTIRVAALKERGVTPGLGTLLVGDDPGSKWYVNGKHRDCAQVGIGSIQRELPDTATQEEIEDVVRELNANPDCTGYIVQLPLPKGIDTNRVLELMDPAKDADGLHPMNLGRLVLNETGPLPCTPQGVVQLLRHHGVEIKGKHVVVVGRGVTIGRPIPLLLTRKSENATVTQCHTGTRDLSAHLKEADIIVAAAGVAHIIKPEDVKPGAAVLDVGVSRDENGKIVGDVHPGVAEVAAWISPNPGGVGPMTRAQLLVNVVEAAERDAAAADAPAAG